The following are encoded together in the Streptomyces sp. NBC_00341 genome:
- the kdpF gene encoding K(+)-transporting ATPase subunit F has product MTAENVVGLVVAVALLGYLVLALLYPERF; this is encoded by the coding sequence GTGACCGCGGAAAACGTGGTGGGCCTCGTCGTGGCCGTCGCCCTGCTGGGCTATCTCGTCCTCGCCCTCCTGTACCCGGAGAGGTTCTGA
- a CDS encoding ATP-binding protein has protein sequence MARGKLRIYLGAAPGVGKTYAMLSEAHRRVERGTDCVVGFVEHHDRPRTEVMLHGLEQTGRREIEHRTAVFTEMDVDAVLERAPAVALVDELAHTNVPGSRNAKRWQDVEELLQAGIDVVSTVNIQHLESLGDVVESITGVRQRETVPDEVVRRADQLELVDMSPQALRRRMAHGNIYKPDRIDASLSNYFRPGNLTALRELALLWVADRVDEYLQQYRGEHNIRTTWQARERIVVGLTGGPEGRTLIRRASRMAAKGSGSEILAVYIARSDGLTSASPKELTVQRTLVEDLGGTFHHVIGDDIPSALLEFARGVNATQIVLGSSRRKAWQYIYGPGVGATVARESGTDLDVHIVTHDEVAKGRGLPIARGARLGRARIIWGWIVGVGGPVLLALLLKGLENGPGLANDVLLFLFMTVAAALLGGLLPALASAAAGSLLLNYWFTPPTHTLTVQDPENFVAIVIFFAVAVAVASVVDLAARRTHQAARLRAESEILSFLAGSVLRGETTLAALLDRVRETFGMESVALLERQSDVDPWTCAGSVGPGPVARPEEADVDMPVGDHMALALSGRVLPAEDRRVLGAFAAQAAVVLDRQRLVGEAEEARRLAEGNRIRTALLAAVSHDLRTPLAAIKAAVSSLRSDDVAWSEDDEAELLEAIEDGADRLDHLVGNLLDMSRLQTGTVTPLIREIDLDEVVPMALGGVPEDSVELDIPETLPMVAVDPGLLERAVANIVENAVKYSPDGDRVTVAASALGARVELRVADRGRGVPDDGKERIFEPFQRYGDAPRGAGVGLGLAVARGFVESMGGTLDAEDTPGGGLTMVLTLSAAPGHVPVAPDLPARVTS, from the coding sequence ATGGCGCGCGGCAAACTTCGGATCTACCTCGGTGCGGCACCGGGCGTCGGCAAGACGTACGCCATGCTCTCCGAGGCACACCGCCGGGTGGAGCGGGGCACGGACTGCGTCGTCGGCTTCGTCGAGCACCACGACCGCCCGCGCACCGAGGTCATGCTGCACGGCCTCGAACAGACCGGGCGCCGCGAGATCGAGCACCGCACCGCGGTCTTCACCGAGATGGACGTCGACGCGGTCCTGGAGCGCGCACCCGCCGTCGCCCTGGTGGACGAACTCGCGCACACCAACGTGCCCGGCTCCCGCAACGCCAAGCGCTGGCAGGACGTCGAGGAACTCCTCCAGGCCGGCATCGACGTGGTCTCCACCGTCAACATCCAGCACCTGGAGTCCCTCGGCGACGTCGTCGAGTCGATAACCGGCGTACGCCAGCGCGAGACCGTGCCCGACGAGGTGGTCCGCCGCGCCGACCAGCTCGAACTCGTCGACATGTCGCCCCAGGCGCTGCGCAGGCGGATGGCCCACGGCAACATCTACAAGCCGGACCGCATCGACGCCTCGCTCTCCAACTACTTCCGCCCCGGCAACCTCACCGCCCTGCGCGAGCTGGCCCTCCTCTGGGTGGCCGACCGGGTCGACGAATACCTCCAGCAGTACCGCGGCGAGCACAACATCCGCACCACCTGGCAGGCCCGCGAACGCATAGTCGTCGGGCTCACCGGAGGCCCCGAGGGCCGCACCCTCATCCGCCGCGCCTCCCGGATGGCGGCCAAGGGCTCCGGCAGCGAGATCCTCGCCGTCTACATCGCCCGCAGCGACGGCCTGACCTCGGCCTCGCCCAAGGAGCTCACCGTCCAGCGCACGCTCGTCGAGGACCTCGGCGGCACCTTCCACCACGTCATCGGCGACGACATACCCTCGGCCCTTCTCGAATTCGCCCGGGGCGTCAACGCCACCCAGATCGTCCTCGGCTCCAGCCGCCGCAAGGCCTGGCAGTACATCTACGGCCCCGGCGTCGGCGCCACCGTCGCCCGCGAGTCCGGCACCGACCTCGACGTCCACATCGTCACCCACGACGAGGTCGCCAAGGGCAGGGGCCTGCCCATCGCCAGGGGCGCCCGGCTCGGCAGGGCCCGGATCATCTGGGGCTGGATCGTCGGCGTGGGCGGCCCGGTCCTCCTCGCGCTGCTCCTCAAGGGCCTGGAGAACGGTCCCGGGCTCGCCAACGACGTCCTGCTCTTCCTCTTCATGACCGTCGCCGCCGCCCTGCTCGGCGGGCTGCTGCCCGCCCTCGCCTCGGCCGCGGCGGGCTCGCTGCTGCTGAACTACTGGTTCACCCCGCCCACCCACACCCTGACCGTCCAGGACCCCGAGAACTTCGTCGCCATCGTGATCTTCTTCGCGGTGGCCGTCGCGGTGGCCTCCGTCGTCGATCTGGCGGCCCGCCGCACCCACCAGGCCGCCCGACTGCGCGCCGAGTCCGAGATCCTGTCCTTCCTGGCCGGCAGCGTGCTGCGCGGCGAGACGACCCTGGCCGCGCTGCTCGACCGGGTCCGCGAGACCTTCGGCATGGAGTCCGTCGCCCTGCTGGAGCGGCAGAGCGACGTCGACCCCTGGACGTGCGCCGGGAGCGTCGGGCCGGGGCCGGTCGCCCGGCCGGAGGAGGCCGATGTGGACATGCCCGTCGGTGACCACATGGCCCTCGCGCTCTCCGGCCGGGTGCTGCCCGCGGAGGACCGCCGGGTGCTCGGCGCCTTCGCCGCCCAGGCCGCCGTCGTCCTGGACCGCCAGCGCCTCGTCGGCGAGGCGGAGGAGGCCCGCAGGCTCGCGGAGGGCAACCGGATCAGGACCGCGCTGCTGGCCGCCGTCAGCCACGACCTGCGCACCCCGCTCGCCGCCATCAAGGCCGCGGTCAGCTCCCTGCGCTCCGACGACGTCGCCTGGTCCGAGGACGACGAGGCCGAGCTCCTGGAAGCCATCGAGGACGGCGCCGACCGCCTCGACCACCTGGTGGGCAACCTCCTCGACATGTCCCGGCTGCAGACCGGCACCGTCACCCCGCTGATCCGCGAGATCGACCTCGACGAGGTCGTGCCGATGGCCCTGGGCGGCGTGCCGGAGGACAGCGTCGAGCTGGACATCCCCGAGACGCTGCCGATGGTCGCCGTCGACCCCGGGCTGCTGGAGCGGGCCGTCGCCAACATCGTCGAGAACGCCGTCAAGTACAGCCCGGACGGCGACCGCGTCACGGTGGCCGCCAGCGCGCTCGGCGCCCGCGTCGAGCTCCGGGTCGCCGACCGCGGCCGCGGCGTCCCCGACGACGGCAAGGAACGCATCTTCGAGCCCTTCCAGCGCTACGGCGACGCCCCGCGCGGCGCCGGCGTCGGCCTGGGCCTCGCCGTGGCCCGCGGCTTCGTGGAGTCCATGGGGGGCACGCTGGACGCGGAGGACACCCCCGGCGGCGGCCTCACCATGGTGCTGACCCTCAGCGCGGCCCCGGGACACGTCCCGGTCGCCCCCGACCTGCCCGCGCGGGTCACCTCATGA
- the kdpB gene encoding potassium-transporting ATPase subunit KdpB, with translation MSTVTPVRAPHRDTPSERVAAGLFDPGMLLAAFPDAVRKLDPRVMIKSPVMFVVLTGSVLTTVMAALDPTDWFGWAITVWLWLTTVFANLAEAVAEGRGKAQADTLRRARTGTVARRLTGGVEERTAGTELRVGDLVVCEAGDIVPGDGDVVEGVASVDESAITGESAPVIRESGGDRSAVTGGTKVLSDRVVIKITTRPGETFIDRMIALVEGAARQKTPNEIALNILLASLTIVFLLAVVTLQPFAGYAGSEQSMTVLAALLVCLIPTTIGALLSAIGIAGMDRLVQRNVLAMSGRAVEAAGDVSTLLLDKTGTITLGNRQAAALLPVGGVTEAELADAAQLSSLADETPEGRSVVVLAKEAYGLRERHQGQLSRAEWVGFTARTRMSGVDLDGRRIRKGATGSVTAWVRERGGTVHPDVAALTERISREGGTPLPVAVDDGEGARVLGVIHLKDVVKEGMRERFGELRRMGIRTVMITGDNPLTAKAIAEEAGVDDFLAEATPEDKMALIKREQAGGRLVAMTGDGTNDAPALAQADVGVAMNTGTSAAKEAGNMVDLDSDPTKLIEIVEIGKQLLITRGALTTFSIANDVAKYFAIIPAMFAAVYPGLDRLNIMDLSSPRSAILSAVIFNALIIVALVPLALKGVRYRPAGADSMLRRNLGIYGLGGLVAPFIGIKIIDLIISLIPGIG, from the coding sequence ATGTCCACCGTCACACCGGTCCGCGCACCGCACCGGGACACCCCGTCGGAGCGCGTCGCCGCCGGTCTGTTCGACCCCGGCATGCTGCTCGCCGCGTTCCCCGACGCGGTACGCAAACTCGACCCCCGGGTGATGATCAAGTCGCCGGTGATGTTCGTGGTGCTGACCGGCTCGGTGCTCACCACCGTCATGGCGGCCCTGGACCCGACCGACTGGTTCGGCTGGGCGATCACCGTCTGGCTCTGGCTGACCACGGTCTTCGCCAACCTGGCGGAGGCGGTCGCGGAGGGCCGGGGCAAGGCCCAGGCCGACACTCTGCGCCGGGCCAGGACGGGCACCGTCGCCCGCCGCCTGACGGGTGGTGTCGAGGAGCGGACGGCGGGCACCGAACTGCGCGTCGGTGACCTGGTGGTCTGCGAGGCCGGCGACATCGTCCCGGGCGACGGGGACGTCGTCGAGGGCGTCGCCAGCGTCGACGAATCCGCGATCACCGGCGAATCGGCCCCGGTCATCCGGGAGTCCGGCGGCGACCGCAGCGCCGTGACCGGCGGTACGAAGGTGCTCTCCGACCGCGTCGTCATCAAGATCACCACCAGACCGGGTGAGACCTTCATCGACCGGATGATCGCCCTCGTCGAGGGCGCCGCCCGGCAGAAGACGCCCAACGAGATCGCGCTGAACATCCTGCTCGCCTCGCTGACCATCGTGTTCCTGCTGGCCGTGGTCACCCTCCAGCCGTTCGCCGGCTACGCGGGCAGCGAGCAGTCCATGACCGTGCTGGCCGCACTGCTGGTCTGCCTGATCCCGACCACCATCGGCGCGCTGCTCTCCGCGATCGGCATCGCGGGCATGGACCGGCTGGTGCAGCGCAACGTGCTCGCCATGTCGGGCCGCGCCGTCGAGGCGGCGGGCGACGTGTCGACCCTGCTGCTCGACAAGACCGGCACCATCACCCTCGGCAACCGGCAGGCCGCCGCGCTCCTCCCGGTCGGGGGCGTGACGGAGGCCGAGCTGGCGGACGCCGCCCAGCTCTCCTCGCTGGCCGACGAGACGCCCGAGGGCCGCTCCGTCGTCGTCCTGGCGAAGGAGGCGTACGGGCTCCGGGAGCGGCATCAGGGGCAGCTGTCCCGCGCGGAGTGGGTGGGCTTCACCGCCCGGACCCGGATGTCCGGGGTGGACCTCGACGGACGCCGGATCCGCAAGGGCGCCACCGGCTCGGTCACCGCGTGGGTCCGGGAACGGGGCGGCACGGTCCACCCCGACGTCGCCGCGCTCACAGAGCGGATCTCCCGCGAGGGCGGCACGCCTTTGCCGGTCGCGGTCGACGACGGGGAGGGCGCCCGGGTCCTGGGCGTCATCCACCTCAAGGACGTCGTCAAGGAGGGCATGCGCGAGCGGTTCGGCGAACTGCGCCGGATGGGCATCCGCACGGTCATGATCACCGGCGACAACCCGCTGACCGCGAAGGCGATCGCCGAGGAGGCGGGCGTCGACGACTTCCTCGCCGAGGCCACCCCCGAGGACAAGATGGCCCTCATCAAGCGGGAACAGGCCGGCGGCAGGCTCGTCGCGATGACCGGTGACGGGACGAACGACGCCCCGGCGCTCGCCCAGGCCGATGTCGGCGTCGCCATGAACACCGGGACCTCGGCCGCCAAGGAGGCCGGGAACATGGTGGACCTGGACTCCGACCCGACCAAACTGATCGAGATCGTAGAGATCGGCAAACAGCTGCTGATCACCCGTGGCGCACTGACGACGTTCTCCATCGCCAACGACGTCGCGAAGTACTTCGCGATCATCCCCGCGATGTTCGCCGCGGTGTATCCGGGCCTGGACCGGCTCAACATCATGGATCTGTCCTCGCCCCGGTCCGCGATCCTGTCCGCCGTGATCTTCAACGCGCTGATCATCGTCGCGCTGGTGCCGCTCGCGCTGAAGGGCGTGCGCTACCGGCCGGCCGGCGCCGACTCGATGCTCCGGCGCAACCTCGGGATCTACGGACTCGGCGGACTGGTCGCCCCGTTCATCGGCATCAAGATCATCGACCTGATCATCTCCCTCATCCCCGGAATCGGCTGA
- a CDS encoding PaaI family thioesterase codes for MSGTSAALKPPADAVKPVRHPDAPAPGELLGAHYEHCFGCGGGQPHGLHLQARAGEGVGVTAEFTVQAAHQGAPGLAHGGVLATALDETLGSLNWLLRVIAVTGRLETDFVRPVPVDTVLFLDAEITAVHGRKIYSRATGRIGGPDGPVAVRAEALFIEVKVDHFIDNGRPAEIQAAMADPDQVKRARAFEVNP; via the coding sequence GTGAGTGGAACATCTGCGGCTCTGAAGCCCCCGGCCGACGCGGTGAAACCGGTCCGGCATCCCGACGCGCCGGCCCCCGGTGAGCTCCTCGGCGCGCACTACGAACACTGTTTCGGCTGCGGTGGGGGACAGCCGCACGGGCTGCACCTCCAGGCGAGGGCCGGCGAGGGCGTCGGGGTCACCGCCGAATTCACCGTGCAGGCGGCCCACCAGGGCGCCCCCGGCCTGGCGCACGGCGGGGTACTGGCCACCGCGCTCGACGAGACGCTCGGCTCGCTGAACTGGCTGCTGCGGGTGATCGCGGTGACCGGACGGCTGGAGACCGACTTCGTCCGCCCCGTCCCCGTCGACACCGTGCTGTTCCTCGACGCCGAGATCACCGCCGTGCACGGCCGCAAGATCTACTCCCGGGCCACCGGCCGGATCGGCGGCCCGGACGGGCCCGTGGCGGTCCGCGCAGAGGCCCTCTTCATCGAGGTCAAGGTCGACCACTTCATCGACAACGGCCGCCCGGCCGAGATCCAGGCTGCGATGGCCGACCCGGACCAGGTCAAGCGCGCCCGCGCCTTCGAGGTGAACCCCTGA
- a CDS encoding ABC transporter ATP-binding protein translates to MTESIDAAGTGGKSGTAVTERPMVRVEDLHRSYGSGAAATHALRGVSFEVPRGELVALKGRSGSGKTTLLNLVGGLDSPDSGRITVDGTDLSALGENGLLELRRDRIGFIFQSFGLIPILTAAENVGVPMRLRKADPREREERVSLLLSLVGLADHAAQRPGELSGGQQQRVAIARALANRPALLIADEPTGQLDAETGLAVMELLRAVVHSEGVTALVATHDAQLLGLADRVLELSDGHIVEHA, encoded by the coding sequence ATGACCGAGAGCATCGACGCGGCGGGCACCGGCGGGAAGAGCGGCACGGCCGTCACGGAGCGGCCCATGGTCCGGGTCGAGGACCTGCACCGCTCGTACGGCTCCGGCGCCGCCGCCACGCACGCGCTGCGCGGGGTGTCCTTCGAGGTGCCGCGCGGTGAGCTCGTCGCGCTCAAGGGGCGCTCCGGCTCCGGCAAGACCACCCTGCTGAACCTCGTCGGCGGACTCGACAGCCCCGACAGCGGCCGGATCACCGTGGACGGCACCGACCTCTCCGCGCTCGGCGAGAACGGGCTGCTGGAACTGCGCCGCGACCGGATCGGGTTCATCTTCCAGTCGTTCGGCCTGATCCCCATCCTGACGGCGGCGGAGAACGTCGGCGTGCCCATGCGGCTGCGCAAGGCCGATCCGCGCGAGCGCGAGGAGCGGGTGTCGCTGCTGCTCTCCCTGGTCGGCCTCGCGGACCACGCCGCCCAGCGCCCCGGCGAGCTCTCCGGCGGCCAGCAGCAGCGGGTGGCGATCGCCAGAGCGCTCGCCAACCGGCCCGCGCTGCTGATCGCGGACGAGCCCACCGGACAGCTCGACGCGGAGACCGGCCTCGCGGTGATGGAGCTGCTGCGCGCGGTCGTGCACAGCGAGGGCGTCACCGCGCTCGTCGCCACCCACGACGCCCAGCTGCTCGGCCTCGCGGACCGGGTCCTGGAACTCAGCGACGGGCACATCGTCGAACACGCGTAG
- the kdpA gene encoding potassium-transporting ATPase subunit KdpA yields the protein MSPVLAGVLQLLALVVALGLAYRPLGDHMARVYTSPRHLRAEKWIYRAIGADPNTQMRWPAYLRGVLAFSVVSVLFLYLLQRLQGSLPGSLGFVSIDPDQAFNTAASFVANTNWQSYSGEQAMGHVVQTGGLAVQNFVSAAVGIAVAVALVRGLAATRTGELGNFWSDLVRGTVRILLPVSVIGALVLVACGAIQNFSGIHEVGQFMGGSQQWNGGAVASQEVIKELGTNGGGYFNANSAHPFENPNGLSNLFEIFLILLIPFALTRTFGRMTGSLKQGYAILATMGVIWLGFTALMMWTEFAHHGPAFEIAGGAMEGKENRFGVGGSSLFAVATTLTSTGAVNSFHSSFTGFGGGITMLGMQLGEIAPGGTGSGLYGMLIMAVIAVFIAGLMVGRTPEYLGKKIGTREIKLAACYILVTPALVLGFTAVAMALPTPGDSMTNTGAHGFSEILYAYTSGANNNGSAFAGLAADTPWFNTTIGLAMLLGRFLPMVFVLALAGSFAEQRPVPATAGTLGTHRPLFSGLLAATVMIVAGLTYFPALALGPLAEGLAS from the coding sequence ATGAGCCCCGTCCTCGCAGGTGTGCTCCAGCTGCTCGCGCTCGTCGTGGCGCTGGGTCTGGCGTACCGCCCGCTCGGTGACCACATGGCCCGCGTCTACACCTCGCCCCGGCATCTGCGGGCCGAGAAGTGGATATACCGGGCCATCGGCGCCGACCCGAACACGCAGATGCGCTGGCCCGCCTATCTCCGCGGTGTCCTGGCCTTCTCCGTCGTGAGCGTTCTCTTCCTGTACCTGCTGCAGCGGCTCCAGGGCTCGCTGCCCGGCTCGCTCGGCTTCGTCTCGATCGACCCCGACCAGGCGTTCAACACGGCGGCGTCCTTCGTCGCCAACACCAACTGGCAGTCCTACTCCGGCGAACAGGCCATGGGCCACGTCGTGCAGACCGGCGGCCTCGCGGTGCAGAACTTCGTCTCCGCCGCCGTCGGCATCGCCGTCGCGGTGGCACTCGTAAGGGGCCTCGCCGCCACCCGAACCGGTGAACTCGGCAACTTCTGGTCCGACCTGGTGCGCGGCACCGTACGGATCCTGCTGCCGGTCTCGGTGATCGGCGCGCTCGTGCTGGTCGCCTGCGGGGCGATCCAGAACTTCTCCGGCATCCATGAGGTCGGGCAGTTCATGGGCGGATCGCAGCAGTGGAACGGCGGCGCGGTCGCCTCCCAGGAGGTCATCAAGGAGCTGGGCACCAATGGCGGCGGCTACTTCAACGCCAACTCGGCCCACCCCTTCGAGAATCCGAACGGGCTCTCCAACCTCTTCGAGATCTTCCTGATCCTCCTCATCCCGTTCGCGCTGACCCGCACGTTCGGCCGGATGACCGGCTCGCTCAAGCAGGGCTACGCGATCCTCGCCACCATGGGCGTCATCTGGCTCGGCTTCACCGCGCTGATGATGTGGACCGAATTCGCCCACCACGGGCCCGCGTTCGAGATCGCGGGCGGCGCCATGGAAGGCAAGGAGAACCGTTTCGGCGTCGGCGGCTCGTCCCTCTTCGCGGTGGCCACCACCCTCACCTCGACCGGCGCGGTGAACTCCTTCCACTCCTCGTTCACCGGCTTCGGCGGCGGCATCACGATGCTCGGCATGCAGCTCGGCGAGATCGCCCCCGGAGGTACCGGGTCCGGCCTCTACGGAATGCTGATCATGGCGGTCATCGCGGTGTTCATCGCTGGCCTGATGGTCGGCCGCACACCCGAGTACCTCGGCAAGAAGATCGGCACCCGCGAGATCAAGCTCGCGGCCTGCTACATCCTCGTCACCCCGGCCCTGGTGCTCGGCTTCACCGCCGTCGCGATGGCCCTGCCCACCCCGGGCGACTCGATGACCAACACGGGCGCGCACGGCTTCTCCGAGATCCTGTACGCCTACACCTCCGGCGCCAACAACAACGGTTCGGCGTTCGCCGGACTGGCCGCGGACACCCCGTGGTTCAACACCACGATCGGGCTGGCGATGCTGCTGGGCCGGTTCCTGCCCATGGTGTTCGTCCTCGCGCTCGCGGGCTCGTTCGCCGAGCAGCGGCCCGTACCGGCGACCGCCGGCACCCTCGGCACGCACCGGCCGCTCTTCAGCGGACTGCTGGCCGCCACCGTCATGATCGTCGCCGGTCTGACCTACTTCCCGGCCCTGGCTCTGGGCCCACTGGCCGAGGGGCTGGCGTCATGA
- a CDS encoding DUF3710 domain-containing protein, which produces MFGRRKDSGSAEDKADEAREAEQVVDGLDDADAAEGGSRRMNLPPAPRPDGPWDIEEVSQPGEGRVDLGGIFVPGVEGMELRVEVAGDAIVAATVVLRDSAIQLQAFAAPKKEGIWGEVRDEIASGITQQGGIIDEVEGPLGWELRAQVPVQLPDGANGVQLVRFVGIDGPRWFLRGVISGQGAVQPEAAGLLETVFRDTVVVRGDGPMAPRDPIVLKLPNDAQMVPEGVQQEEQENSKFSGGMAGLQRGPEITEVR; this is translated from the coding sequence GTGTTCGGACGTCGCAAGGACAGTGGTTCCGCCGAGGACAAGGCGGACGAAGCGCGCGAGGCCGAGCAGGTCGTCGACGGGCTCGATGACGCCGATGCCGCCGAGGGCGGGTCGCGCCGGATGAACCTTCCGCCGGCGCCGCGGCCGGACGGGCCGTGGGACATCGAAGAGGTCTCCCAGCCCGGCGAGGGCCGGGTGGACCTGGGCGGCATCTTCGTGCCCGGCGTCGAGGGCATGGAGCTGCGCGTGGAGGTGGCCGGCGACGCGATCGTCGCCGCCACCGTGGTGCTGCGCGACAGCGCGATCCAGCTGCAGGCCTTCGCCGCCCCCAAGAAGGAGGGCATCTGGGGCGAGGTCCGCGACGAGATCGCCTCCGGCATCACCCAGCAGGGCGGGATCATCGACGAGGTCGAGGGCCCGCTGGGCTGGGAGCTGCGCGCGCAGGTTCCCGTACAGCTTCCCGACGGGGCGAACGGCGTGCAGCTGGTCCGCTTCGTCGGCATCGACGGCCCGCGCTGGTTCCTGCGCGGGGTGATCTCCGGCCAGGGTGCCGTGCAGCCGGAGGCGGCCGGTCTGCTGGAGACGGTCTTCCGGGACACCGTGGTGGTCCGCGGCGACGGCCCGATGGCCCCGCGCGACCCGATCGTCCTGAAGCTTCCCAACGACGCCCAGATGGTGCCCGAGGGCGTCCAGCAGGAGGAGCAGGAGAACTCGAAGTTCTCCGGCGGCATGGCGGGCCTGCAGCGCGGCCCCGAGATCACCGAGGTGCGCTGA
- a CDS encoding response regulator — MTRVLVVDDEPQIVRALVINLKARKYEVDAAPDGATALQLAAARHPDVVVLDLGLPDMDGVEVIRGLRGWTRVPILVLSARHTSDEKVEALDAGADDYVTKPFGMDELLARLRASVRRAEPVGQDGGDQAVIVETTGFTVDLAAKKVQREGRDVRLTPTEWHLLEVLVRNSGRLVSQKQLLQEVWGPSYGTETNYLRVYMAQLRRKLEADPAHPRHFVTEPGMGYRFERA, encoded by the coding sequence ATGACCCGGGTGCTTGTGGTCGACGACGAGCCGCAGATCGTACGCGCCCTCGTGATCAACCTGAAGGCGCGCAAGTACGAGGTGGACGCCGCGCCCGACGGCGCGACCGCCCTCCAGCTCGCCGCCGCCCGCCACCCCGACGTCGTCGTGCTGGACCTCGGGCTGCCCGACATGGACGGAGTCGAGGTGATCAGGGGGCTGCGCGGCTGGACCCGGGTGCCGATCCTGGTGCTCTCGGCCCGCCACACCTCCGACGAGAAGGTCGAGGCGCTGGACGCGGGGGCCGACGACTACGTCACCAAGCCGTTCGGCATGGACGAGCTGCTGGCCCGGCTGCGCGCCTCCGTGCGCCGCGCCGAGCCCGTCGGACAGGACGGCGGCGACCAGGCCGTGATCGTCGAGACCACGGGCTTCACCGTCGACCTGGCCGCCAAGAAGGTGCAGCGCGAGGGCCGGGACGTACGGCTCACCCCCACCGAGTGGCACCTGCTGGAGGTACTCGTCCGCAACAGCGGCCGGCTGGTCAGCCAGAAGCAGCTGCTCCAGGAGGTCTGGGGACCGTCCTACGGCACCGAGACCAACTACCTGCGGGTCTACATGGCGCAGCTGCGGCGCAAGCTGGAGGCCGATCCCGCGCATCCCCGGCACTTCGTCACAGAGCCGGGGATGGGCTACCGCTTCGAGCGGGCCTGA
- the dut gene encoding dUTP diphosphatase yields the protein MRHPVDVLIRRTEPDVPIPSYGHPGDAGADLVTTEAAELAPGERAVLPTGVSIALPDGYAAFVHPRSGIAARCGVALVNAPGTVDAGYRGEIKVIVINLDPRESVRFERFDRIAQLVVQQVEKVRFHEVSELPGSARAEGGFGSTGGHAAVDVDGVRGELPQDGNSYASVDSDREGQ from the coding sequence ATGCGCCACCCCGTGGACGTGCTGATCCGCCGGACGGAGCCGGACGTGCCGATTCCGTCCTACGGCCACCCCGGCGACGCCGGAGCCGATCTGGTGACCACGGAGGCCGCCGAGCTGGCACCGGGCGAGCGGGCCGTGCTGCCCACCGGGGTTTCGATCGCACTGCCCGACGGGTACGCCGCGTTCGTGCACCCCCGGTCCGGTATCGCCGCGCGCTGTGGAGTCGCACTGGTGAATGCCCCGGGGACGGTTGATGCCGGGTACCGTGGAGAGATCAAGGTGATCGTCATCAATCTCGACCCGCGCGAGTCCGTGCGGTTCGAGCGGTTCGACCGGATTGCCCAACTGGTCGTGCAGCAGGTCGAGAAGGTGCGCTTCCACGAGGTGTCGGAGCTTCCCGGTTCGGCGCGGGCCGAAGGGGGCTTCGGGTCCACCGGCGGTCATGCCGCCGTTGATGTTGATGGCGTCCGGGGCGAGCTTCCCCAGGACGGGAACAGCTACGCTTCGGTCGATTCCGACCGGGAAGGACAGTGA
- a CDS encoding potassium-transporting ATPase subunit C: MNNSLANSVRPLWAGLRALLVLTLVCGVLYPLAVTGAAQGLMPGRANGSEITANGEVVGSELIGQRYELPLKKGQEAPAPDLRWFQPRPSNGLGTNSVNTRYSLLVSGATNRSGDNKELIDWVTAAKAAAVKDNSVPGHPVSPAQVPADAVTSSGSGLDPDISPAYARLQVRRVAERNHLDTARVAELVERHTDGRILGFAGEPRVNVLRLNIALKQLVNAAAGR, from the coding sequence ATGAACAACTCACTCGCGAACTCCGTCCGGCCGCTCTGGGCCGGGCTGCGCGCCCTGCTCGTACTCACCCTGGTCTGCGGCGTCCTCTATCCGCTCGCCGTCACCGGGGCCGCCCAGGGCCTCATGCCGGGCCGGGCCAACGGCTCCGAGATCACCGCGAACGGCGAGGTCGTCGGCTCCGAACTCATCGGGCAGCGCTACGAGCTGCCGCTCAAGAAGGGCCAGGAGGCCCCGGCCCCGGATCTCAGGTGGTTCCAGCCGCGCCCCTCCAACGGTCTCGGCACCAACAGCGTCAACACGCGGTACTCGCTGCTGGTCTCCGGCGCGACCAACCGCTCCGGCGACAACAAGGAGCTGATCGACTGGGTCACCGCCGCCAAGGCCGCGGCCGTGAAGGACAACTCCGTCCCCGGCCACCCCGTCAGCCCCGCGCAGGTGCCGGCCGACGCCGTCACCTCCTCCGGCTCGGGTCTCGACCCGGACATCTCCCCGGCGTACGCCCGGCTCCAGGTCCGCCGGGTCGCCGAGCGCAACCACCTGGACACGGCGCGGGTGGCGGAGCTGGTGGAGCGGCACACCGACGGCCGGATCCTGGGCTTCGCGGGTGAACCGCGGGTCAACGTGCTCCGGCTGAACATCGCCCTGAAGCAGCTCGTGAACGCCGCGGCCGGGCGTTGA